The Drosophila simulans strain w501 chromosome 3R, Prin_Dsim_3.1, whole genome shotgun sequence genome contains the following window.
CATCCTTGACTGCACTGTAGCTAATGCCGCTGGAGAACTTGACGATCATCTCGGCCAGGTTGGTGCCCAGCGTCTCGCTCTTGGGATTTGGGAACTTGCGTTTCATCAGGCCTCGCAGGGCCACCAGCTCGGCCAGTATATTCGGATGGGCAATGACGTACTGGTAGTCGGAGAGCAGCAGTTCGCCGCTGGTAATGTCCTTAATGAGCTCCACGCCGCCGACTAGCGAGGCGCCGGCTTCCCTGGCCTCCAGGACTTCATTCtggaaatgaatttaaagATGTTATTTTAAGCTTTTGTACTAAGGAGCTGCACTCACATTTCCCTTGGTGAAAACTATGATCTTCCGCTCCTCGCCGTGGTCAAACTTGTGCGGAATCATGGCCATGCGCTGGAAGTTATCCACAAAACGTGTGATCTTCTCCGCCTGCATGTTGAGTTCAATATTCAAATTGAGGGGAGCATTGGGCACGTTGTACATGCTGGGATGATGCGTCTCCCGATGGCACTGGATGGCTTCCTGCACCGAGTACACTGGCCAGCGGTAGTAGCGCCCCACATAGCAGTCATCTTTGGGCACCTGTTTCCAGGAGTCATCCACATGTTTGTCCGCCCGTTTCACGTTTATTCTACAGAAGAACGATGGTTAATAAGGTGTTATGGTCATCGAGCTGTCAACCTACTTCTTGTTGCGCTGGTTGTGCGGGATGAATCCAACCTTCTTCACTTCCACCTTGACTTTCTTCTTGCGGGCCTTCTCCCGAGTTCCTTTACGGGCCGCCTCGCTCACGGCGGAAAGGTGCAGCAGGCGGAGGGGCTCCACCGTGCTCTGGCGCAGGGCCAGTGCCCTCATTGAGGACAGAATGGACTGCATTTCTTTCAGAAATATTACTATTTACCGGAACGCAAACCTCTCGCTTTGCATAACCTCGCCGGCCGGAACTGCCAACTCTTCGTCGGAAAACATAAGTTTACCACACTGTAGCTGATAAAAAGCATGATCACGAACCATGGTTGTGAGATTGGCTAATAGTACGGCTAGAGCACGTATTTGAAATCAATGTTTTCAACGGGCTTTTTCCAAAACTATTGGGAACTGCGCTTATTCGAATAATGCACAGGTTCATTCTCAATTTCTAACtcataaattgtaaaataacatttaaccACATATTCTACagcattttaaatagtttttattttaagaaatcTGATTAACTATATTCTAAGAGAGCTTTGGAAATCAGCAAAGAGATCAAAACACTGCCCGTACTCTCTATAAATAAATCTCAaaattttcaacttttccgATGTGTTCAAAAGCGCCATACCGCTCAGAATAGCTTCGACCGACGAGCGGAACGGACGTATACGGAATTTCCAAGCCGCGGAAAATCGCGAGTATCCGTGAgggagagagacagagagagcgagcgagtgACCGATGAAAATTCCGCGGCGGGGCGGACGACCGAGTGTGCAAGTAGGAAAAGTGCAAgtaataatttgttattgtttttcctttcaacaaaacaccaaaaataGACCGACAACCTTGCGCATAAACCCATTAAACAAAAGAAGCGCAGCCAGGAAGAAAAGTCGAGcggagaaaagaaaaatgtgtGTATTCAATGTGTGGCAACAGTTTCGATATAACGTTCGGAAAGTGGCGAAAGTAATGGGGGCCGCCGACTTCAGATACACATGATCTGCGATCTGCTCGCAGCACCAGccatccacccatccacccattcaaccacccacccactgaTCCACCGGTCCACGTccgtccatccatccatccatccatccatccagcaCATTTCTCCGCGAGTGCGTGCACTTTCGCATAAATTGGAAATATTAATTGCGTGTAACCTAAAAGTGGAATAAAGGAAGTGTTGCGCACTTTGCGAGGGGCGATCGAGAAGAGGGCCAGCGGCACACTGGGTGTGTGGTGGCGTAGTGCGATCGCCATGGGGAGGCAAACAAAAGAGTGTCAGcgttttataaatagtttggTTTGCGGCgtgattttatttgttcttcGGCGGGCCTCCCGACGCACGATGGCATCCAGTTGTTGAGCCAAAACCGTAATCAAGACCCAAAACACAATAACACAGTGCATTCCGGATCGGTTCTCCGTTTCGGTTAAGTGACCACACGCGTGCATATTTTTGGgaaatattcaaaactttCGCACATGTGGGGAAACGTGCTGAAATGggattttcgaaaatattgtttacaTTTCGCGCATTTAATCGTTACACTTTAGGACTCgatcgtgtgtgtgtgtgtgtttgtgtgtgtgcttggcgGCGGACGTTCCACATTGGTCTTCCTCTTCTATAAACAATTTCTCGATTTTGATAATTCTCGGATATTCTTGTCTTGTGTGCGTTTTTAGTGGCGAATCGGGCAGAGTAAACAAACAAGTTCCTATTGAGCGATATCGAGATGGAGTGGGACAAgccacctccgccgccgcaACCACCGCCGAAGCCCCGACGAACTCGATCCCGGCAGAATGTCCTGCACTACGAGTCCTTGCCCACCGCTCCGCCGGCGATGTGCGGTCGCACGGAGGAGAACATCTTCCAGTTTCCGGCGGTGGCCTCCCGTGCCCGCAATCTCTCCGCCTCCCCGAAATTCGAGAGGAGAGAGGCCAAGGATCTGCCCGTCTGCGAACTGGGCAAGCACTCCTGCTCCAAGTGCCAGCCTTATCGGGCGGATCGGGGCACCATCGAACCGCTGAAAACTCGCCTCAACTCCGCAATCGAAGCCATGGACGAGCTGACCCGCACGTACGCTTTGCTGGAGGGATTTCTGGAGCACCGACTAGCCACCATCGCCGACAACGAGGCGGGTGAACGGGAAGCTGAGCTGGCagctgttgatgatgatgatgttccTTCCACTAGTCAATCCGCCAATCAGCATCCACCCACCAAGCCGCCTCGCTCCAACAATACTGACCATCAGTTCGATCTGGAGCACTCCCTTACCTGGCTAGAATCTCTGATGGGCACTGAGGTGGTGCCGCCCTTCAAGCAGGGAAAGTTTAAACGGTAATGATTATCTGCGTACGAATgtaattcaaaaacaaaattacacTTTTTCATACAGTATTCGCGAGCGTAGCAAGTCCATGATGGAGGAGGACATAAACGTGTTCATGAAGGGCGATCGTCCCAGTCTAAAGCTGAGCTCCTCGCGACCATATATCCTGAGGCGTCAGAGCACCTACAGCGACAACAAGGCCAAGGTGTCCAAGTGGACCAAGGTCAAGGCCGCCTTCAAGTGGGAGCGGGCCAATGTGCCGCCTTCGGGACCAGGTGCTCCGGAAAACCACGTCTTGATGCCACTCAACCATGAGGTGGAGAGGTTTGTATTGCGGATTATTACTCCCATTGGCGCCAGCTATATAAtgctcatttatttttcagaTACCTCAAGGTGCCCATTAGCGCGGCAGCCGGCAGCAGTTCCGCGGATAGCATCATCAGCTCCTCCTCTGGTCATATTATGAGTGATACGGGTGGAACACCTGGTACAATCAGTTCGGCCAGCTCCATGGATGATCTTGAGGCCACCACCCGCCAGAATTACCGTAATGCtctttataataattaatttacagCTCGTTAATGCCAACCCTTTCCAGGTCGTGATTCCTCTAAAAGTGATACCCGCTGCGAATCCCGCGACTCCAACTATGAGGTGGAGTTACGAAAATCCGCTACTGACGAACGCCTGGACAATATTAAATCCTCAGCTCCGGCACTACCAACCAAATCATCATCCAGCAAGTCGTTGCGAAGGTCGAAAGCCTTTTCCGACTTTGAGGTCCTGCCAGAGGATCATGTGGCGGAGATTAAGGCCACCAGCAGTCGTCGACAAAAGGTGCCACCGAGTCCACTGAATCTCAACCAGGTGAACCAGATGTATAGTGATCTGCCGCAGCTGCACTCTCCGCTCAAGAGCCCCAAGGATTCGCGCATGCGCCGAGTCCATTCGCCGGGCACCTCCTCCGTGCCCAGCAGTCCTTCCAGGCAATCGGATTTCTTTGGTGAATTTGGTGGGTCCAAGAGGGGGATGGTTTCAGTCCACAATCCCTTTGTTTTTACGAAACTTCTTTAACCTTATGGTATTTTGCAGAGAGCGAGGATCTGTCCAGTGGTGATTTCTCGGAACCCACTACGCCAAACTGTAAGAATTTCCCACAGAACGCAGATGACGAGATATTTCAACATTATCAACTTCTCGTACTCAAACTAGATTCAGAGTTTAAGGGCAAGCAACTCGAGTTAGAGCGTTCCAGCGCCAGCAACCGCAGTAGGGATCCTcaaaaacattgaaaacatATCCAATAAAACTCTAATCGATGCTAACCCACCATTTTAGGTGTCAAACTGGGAAGTggagcagccggaggaggagctggtaGTGGAAAGCGCAGCAGCGAGGAGCACTCGCCCACCCAACTGTTGCACAACGAACTCATGTCCACAGCCCAGCTGGAGCAGAATCTTACCCCACAGTTCAAAAAGAAGCTAACCAAGTGGCGAGCCAAGCAGCAAAATTGCTCTGCAGGATCGATAACCTCATCAGAACCCGCAGCAAGTCCCACGGCCAAGAGTCAAAGTGGGGATGTTAAGCCCAAGATCGACTGGAACCTGTGGAGCATGGGTCAAGTGAAGTTAGAGGGCCAAGGATTGTGCGCTTTGCCTGATCAGAAGGATCTGCCCGAGAAGTTTCAGAAGAAGTTGGGTTGGTATTTGGCAAGGTTTTCCCTTCATAgtcatatttaataatatgcCTTGCCCACAGAGCAGTGGAATCGGTTGAAGTGCGCTCCTGGTGGTGGCACTACCTCGGACAATGACTCCCTGAAGCGAGGATCAAAGCACAGTCAGTCCACAAGAAGGGGATCCGATGACGATCGATGGTACAAGCATAGGCCGCACGAGAAAGAGAAGTTTGTAGACAGCCGAAAATCCTTCTTCTTTGAAGACTAATCCTTGAATATTTGGATAGATTGTCCCGCCTAAAGGCCATTGTGGTACCGGATCATACCAAGAATATTGAGGTCAAGACTTCGGATGGAGAGGTGATGAAGTTTGAGGGCATCTCGAGGAAGTTCACTAGGAAGCTTTACGAGTGGGAGAAAGCTAGGGGAATTGGGCCGGAAGCATCCACCTTTGCTCTGCTGCATCCTGGTTACTGTCCCATAGATGTGAGGCGCATCAACAAGGAGTGTAATAAAGGTGGGTATGGAACTATCTGATCTGATCTGAAGTTAATTCTTAACTTTTCTATAGTGGCAGCGGATCACTCGCCGACGCTCAGCCGTTCACTGTCCCTGGACAGCGTGTCACCCAACTGCAACCTGGCCCAGGCCATCTCCCAGCAGGCTTCATCCCTCTCTCTAAACGACGTCAACGATCTGAAGGAAGTCGAGGACACCGACGCCCTCACCGATCACGAGTTCAAAAAGTACGACGAGCCGGAGGCTGTGatggtggaggtggaggagcaCATTCACGACACCGCCTCTCCACTGGTCACCGCTCACACTCTGGTGGAGCAGCAGACGCCTATATATAAGTACGAGGAGGTGCAGTGTAATGACTATGTGTAGGTGCCATTTGGAATACCCGATCCTCCGTAAACTGATGGCTTCTCATTCCCTCCAGCAATTCGCGTCGCGTCCAGAGCTTCGAGTCGCACACAAATCTGGCTCCCTTGCTGGGAGCACTGAAACGTGCCGATGAGCTGTTTGGCCAATTGAAGAATGCCTCGCCCGATCTGCTGGAACACCCGTCCATGCGGGACTGCCAGGCCGCATTGCTGAGCATTCGTAGCATTTATCCGTACTACTCCAACAACCTGATGAAGGCGGGCGTGCTCAACGCCATATCCGATGTCCAGAGCGAACTGGGACGACTGACCGAGCTGGTGAGATGCACCGacaattgaaaatataagttATTTCTTTACTAATTTGTTTGCTAAATACTTGTCATTTTAGAGCCAAAAATCGCCTTTGGACGAAGCCTGCTGCCAGGAAACCATGCAAGAGCGAACGCTGGAGTATCTGGAGGAACTCCAAGGACTGTATGAATGCCTGCAGTGCCTTAAGCTAAGCATACGTAAGCATTTCTTCCACTTAAGCGTACCTTATTCGAATCTTAATGACCTTGTAGAGGGTGGAAGCAACCGGTATCCCCGAGACATAGTGCCAGATATAAACATCACCAGCGAGGATGGGCAGCAGTTGGACTCCAGTTCGGCCTATGCCAC
Protein-coding sequences here:
- the LOC27207948 gene encoding 50S ribosomal protein L1: MQSILSSMRALALRQSTVEPLRLLHLSAVSEAARKGTREKARKKKVKVEVKKVGFIPHNQRNKKINVKRADKHVDDSWKQVPKDDCYVGRYYRWPVYSVQEAIQCHRETHHPSMYNVPNAPLNLNIELNMQAEKITRFVDNFQRMAMIPHKFDHGEERKIIVFTKGNNEVLEAREAGASLVGGVELIKDITSGELLLSDYQYVIAHPNILAELVALRGLMKRKFPNPKSETLGTNLAEMIVKFSSGISYSAVKDEYQQNFGLITASVGTLDMDVQKLEENIRFLLQDVNTMRPKREGRFITRVLLKSPPSSEQLKIDPFLYVPEMWDKSTAKVKRDGAKKQTEPAEPQEAVASN
- the LOC6728952 gene encoding uncharacterized protein LOC6728952 isoform X1, with amino-acid sequence MEWDKPPPPPQPPPKPRRTRSRQNVLHYESLPTAPPAMCGRTEENIFQFPAVASRARNLSASPKFERREAKDLPVCELGKHSCSKCQPYRADRGTIEPLKTRLNSAIEAMDELTRTYALLEGFLEHRLATIADNEAGEREAELAAVDDDDVPSTSQSANQHPPTKPPRSNNTDHQFDLEHSLTWLESLMGTEVVPPFKQGKFKRIRERSKSMMEEDINVFMKGDRPSLKLSSSRPYILRRQSTYSDNKAKVSKWTKVKAAFKWERANVPPSGPGAPENHVLMPLNHEVERYLKVPISAAAGSSSADSIISSSSGHIMSDTGGTPGTISSASSMDDLEATTRQNYRRDSSKSDTRCESRDSNYEVELRKSATDERLDNIKSSAPALPTKSSSSKSLRRSKAFSDFEVLPEDHVAEIKATSSRRQKVPPSPLNLNQVNQMYSDLPQLHSPLKSPKDSRMRRVHSPGTSSVPSSPSRQSDFFGEFESEDLSSGDFSEPTTPNCKNFPQNADDEIFQHYQLLVLKLDSEFKGKQLELERSSASNRSVKLGSGAAGGGAGSGKRSSEEHSPTQLLHNELMSTAQLEQNLTPQFKKKLTKWRAKQQNCSAGSITSSEPAASPTAKSQSGDVKPKIDWNLWSMGQVKLEGQGLCALPDQKDLPEKFQKKLEQWNRLKCAPGGGTTSDNDSLKRGSKHSQSTRRGSDDDRWYKHRPHEKEKLSRLKAIVVPDHTKNIEVKTSDGEVMKFEGISRKFTRKLYEWEKARGIGPEASTFALLHPGYCPIDVRRINKECNKVAADHSPTLSRSLSLDSVSPNCNLAQAISQQASSLSLNDVNDLKEVEDTDALTDHEFKKYDEPEAVMVEVEEHIHDTASPLVTAHTLVEQQTPIYKYEEVQCNDYVNSRRVQSFESHTNLAPLLGALKRADELFGQLKNASPDLLEHPSMRDCQAALLSIRSIYPYYSNNLMKAGVLNAISDVQSELGRLTELSQKSPLDEACCQETMQERTLEYLEELQGLYECLQCLKLSIQGGSNRYPRDIVPDINITSEDGQQLDSSSAYATCDNSSRDRLAQEDNSASAASPMEHETETSTTTGTLCRSSLPTVNANPIANNGVTSASASAKKKLLRLRKMGSRQNSKTESDSSDADTHSVLETPRRLRRKNFRLKQRSLDDDFRLSSTTNEHDVATAREDIVYGSLKVKPGELIEQSQCVAPAPVHLVLHDPSISSSASTTPLTSTTPSSTVTPPTKLGAFIPPPLPEHNRTYNTNANVFVKTKRKLFTTIPQPSAAEGLAVIEKELDSPTEEKSENLDKPEKSRCPKPLNLYKSISLDRLTYPPCKEELRKCQSSEHFRRGILFVRPPLASDSIERLSKKHQELSNPPVPPRKAHLYKKNSLHKSHSANASNRIEHKIAKTSSGPSFSRVHPPPPSPVPLTLPNKQDNTLPRIQRKHPNTPTKAKQFEFPPPQILAPERPVTPLSERAIRLQLAKAQFLQSAPVTPRQDPQTPTKATESVVLQKSISAGSMRGGAGGGAAVHEAAQQQHYHDTSTDQESVGHSSAYDSLPRAVSRSAKISSKLGFATLTSKLRRGNKKPKNPPPSPGSALSALCRQTLMADVIAIPQTFGTEKPPPSPTGRNVSKSQSTPQAAGPSTINFEGIPKSLSEQYVRQLKESDV
- the LOC6728952 gene encoding uncharacterized protein LOC6728952 isoform X2, with amino-acid sequence MEWDKPPPPPQPPPKPRRTRSRQNVLHYESLPTAPPAMCGRTEENIFQFPAVASRARNLSASPKFERREAKDLPVCELGKHSCSKCQPYRADRGTIEPLKTRLNSAIEAMDELTRTYALLEGFLEHRLATIADNEAGEREAELAAVDDDDVPSTSQSANQHPPTKPPRSNNTDHQFDLEHSLTWLESLMGTEVVPPFKQGKFKRIRERSKSMMEEDINVFMKGDRPSLKLSSSRPYILRRQSTYSDNKAKVSKWTKVKAAFKWERANVPPSGPGAPENHVLMPLNHEVERYLKVPISAAAGSSSADSIISSSSGHIMSDTGGTPGTISSASSMDDLEATTRQNYRRDSSKSDTRCESRDSNYEVELRKSATDERLDNIKSSAPALPTKSSSSKSLRRSKAFSDFEVLPEDHVAEIKATSSRRQKVPPSPLNLNQVNQMYSDLPQLHSPLKSPKDSRMRRVHSPGTSSVPSSPSRQSDFFGEFESEDLSSGDFSEPTTPNYSEFKGKQLELERSSASNRSVKLGSGAAGGGAGSGKRSSEEHSPTQLLHNELMSTAQLEQNLTPQFKKKLTKWRAKQQNCSAGSITSSEPAASPTAKSQSGDVKPKIDWNLWSMGQVKLEGQGLCALPDQKDLPEKFQKKLEQWNRLKCAPGGGTTSDNDSLKRGSKHSQSTRRGSDDDRWYKHRPHEKEKLSRLKAIVVPDHTKNIEVKTSDGEVMKFEGISRKFTRKLYEWEKARGIGPEASTFALLHPGYCPIDVRRINKECNKVAADHSPTLSRSLSLDSVSPNCNLAQAISQQASSLSLNDVNDLKEVEDTDALTDHEFKKYDEPEAVMVEVEEHIHDTASPLVTAHTLVEQQTPIYKYEEVQCNDYVNSRRVQSFESHTNLAPLLGALKRADELFGQLKNASPDLLEHPSMRDCQAALLSIRSIYPYYSNNLMKAGVLNAISDVQSELGRLTELSQKSPLDEACCQETMQERTLEYLEELQGLYECLQCLKLSIQGGSNRYPRDIVPDINITSEDGQQLDSSSAYATCDNSSRDRLAQEDNSASAASPMEHETETSTTTGTLCRSSLPTVNANPIANNGVTSASASAKKKLLRLRKMGSRQNSKTESDSSDADTHSVLETPRRLRRKNFRLKQRSLDDDFRLSSTTNEHDVATAREDIVYGSLKVKPGELIEQSQCVAPAPVHLVLHDPSISSSASTTPLTSTTPSSTVTPPTKLGAFIPPPLPEHNRTYNTNANVFVKTKRKLFTTIPQPSAAEGLAVIEKELDSPTEEKSENLDKPEKSRCPKPLNLYKSISLDRLTYPPCKEELRKCQSSEHFRRGILFVRPPLASDSIERLSKKHQELSNPPVPPRKAHLYKKNSLHKSHSANASNRIEHKIAKTSSGPSFSRVHPPPPSPVPLTLPNKQDNTLPRIQRKHPNTPTKAKQFEFPPPQILAPERPVTPLSERAIRLQLAKAQFLQSAPVTPRQDPQTPTKATESVVLQKSISAGSMRGGAGGGAAVHEAAQQQHYHDTSTDQESVGHSSAYDSLPRAVSRSAKISSKLGFATLTSKLRRGNKKPKNPPPSPGSALSALCRQTLMADVIAIPQTFGTEKPPPSPTGRNVSKSQSTPQAAGPSTINFEGIPKSLSEQYVRQLKESDV